A portion of the Hylaeus volcanicus isolate JK05 unplaced genomic scaffold, UHH_iyHylVolc1.0_haploid 12237, whole genome shotgun sequence genome contains these proteins:
- the LOC128884048 gene encoding uncharacterized protein LOC128884048 isoform X16, whose product MSTYLLVKLRVRRIKKSITQHDEKCSSFSSRSDHGQRHSSRRRSRSSMSYKQKHSHPTSLASHSKNLNTNSKGPVSRKLERREQLPRDRRDSHRHRSKSNRRDLLCESSKQVKYKTHYEDRTHRSTYLEEKDRKIVRNVLKDSRELCKTSRDAGRSLNVKYENREKVFVPSKTSRHDDMKQKEVVGLHTSDNFKLRHVVSQTPDVLEVQDPDMTFESSDEEEDEEEFLEKRRRQRELLLKKYKTTCSSTTDQSQESFKNKSKHYVSDVSSLPLASNFQNFCSSIPQEENLLKQNTNHIPSHFKNSSTINEKNNVKTSKTHVSHGNQHGSQISDVWDSESSQPVNKLMLVENNDEAVCLSQQKETNTKDCTFKSVTKCPTVEACNVHVNIKPRVNLYEASCHVHKALENVLSKNFKANSCQSKEAINTTSPPCEVSQKNNLFEEKKLEGSGLANENPFIQSSNCVSPIANNFFINQASLGCVSDISEFTSLGHCNDGVISNFLNSHSFAESLPQFSQLNEPSCSSTSNASDSPRTSIDATGSPNVTCTHLDQSPTTSSDNVLPFFKTKSTTDANLSQTGSFDLNLLELQQRVQQEKRRLRQFIIMQRETEQRRRESKREVSAKTIIKSDDYMNKNTPIENNLTSLKIQDEDEDIDMFSVSTVNPAIKKPTTVSSCVLSQRLMTKGMTRAEDWDDADGYYLAFIGETIDNGRYRIVANSCGKGVFSSVVSCVDNYDNNRLVAVKIIRHNEMMKRAAQKEADILQRLNAADKEDKRHIVRLYRTFDYKGHVCLAFEWMWGNLRVALKKYGLTGRGLNPHAVHSYTKQLFIGLRHLKKNGILHADLKPDNILLNEKFSILKICDLGSASDVSDNEVTSYLVSRFYRAPEIILGCRYDYSIDVWSAACTLFEIATGQVLFPGISNNDMLKLFTEVKGRIPNRLIRSGQLSSPHFDESFNLLWTDRDAFTKKEIVRSIRDCRPSRILLDTLLDSIPQSIGPTAKATALRSKLRQFADLLEKCLMLDPTKRLTPEEALKHPYLREPMYPAGTLQHMKVASTHSGVSASLNTIGSTQQSGTSVLPSDTTKNAFSAQCQTKDEKSDTIESSHLPLLVANSKSSSPNEKQATHLHVIPEAVGVKVTGTTNDSNE is encoded by the exons ATGTCGACTTATCTTTTAGTGAAGCTGCGAGTTCGTCGCATT aaaaaaagtATCACTCAGCATGACGAGAAATGTAGTTCATTTTCATCACGTTCAGATCATGGGCAGAGGCACAGTTCTCGCCGACGTTCGCGTTCGTCAATGtcatataaacaaaaacattctCATCCTACAAGCTTAGCGTCTCactcaaaaaatttgaatacgaaTTCAAAAGGTCCAGTTTCTCGCAAGTTAGAGCGTAGAGAACAGCTGCCTCGTGATCGTCGTGATAGTCACCGCCATCGTAGTAAAAGTAATCGTCGTGATTTATTGTGCGAATCCTCTAAacaagttaaatataaaactcaTTATGAAGACCGTACCCATCGATCAACGTATTTAGAGGAGAAAGATAGGAAGATAGTTAGGAATGTTTTAAAAGATTCTCGTGAACTTTGTAAAACGTCTCGTGATGCTGGACGTTCTTTGAATGTCAAGTATGAGAATCGTGAAAAAGTGTTTGTACCTTCTAAAACTAGTAGACATGACGACATGAAACAGAAAGAAGTCGTTGGTTTACACACAAGTGATAACTTTAAACTGAGGCATGTCGTTTCTCAAACTCCTGATGTTCTAGAAGTTCAGGACCCTGATATGACTTTCGAAAGCTCTGATGAAGAGGAGGATGAAGaggaatttttagaaaaaagaagGCGTCAAAGAgagttgttattaaaaaaatataagacaACCTGTTCTTCTACCACCGATCAGTCTCAAgagtcgtttaaaaataaaagtaaacacTACGTTTCGGATGTGTCAAGCTTACCTTTGGCATctaatttccaaaatttttgttcgtcaATACCTcaggaagaaaatttgttgaaacaaA ATACTAATCATATTCCGtctcattttaaaaattcgtccacaatcaatgaaaaaaata ACGTTAAAACAAGTAAAACCCACGTTAGTCATGGTAATCAGCATG GTTCTCAAATCAGTGACGTTTGGGACTCTGAAAGTAGCCAACCAGTAAATAAGCTTATGCTAGTAGAAAATAATGACGAGGCAGTGTGTTTGTCTCAACAAAAAGAGACAAATACAAAGGATTGTACATTCAAGTCAGTCACCAAGTGTCCTACTGTAGAGGCATGTAATGTACATGTTAATATAAAACCGCgagtcaatttatatgaagCAAGTTGTCACGTTCATAAGGCATTAGAAAATGTGTTATCTAAAAATTTTAAGGCTAATTCGTGTCAATCAAAGGAAGCTATTAACACAACTTCTCCACCTTGTGAAGTGTCtcaaaaaaacaatttatttgag GAAAAAAAGCTGGAAGGGTCAGGTTTAGCTAATGAGAATCCTTTTATCCAATCGTCCAACTGTGTTTCTCCCATTgccaataatttttttataaatcaagCGTCATTAGGTTGTGTTTCCGATATATCTGAATTCACTTCACTTGGTCATTGTAATGATGGTGTCATcagtaattttttgaatagtCATAGTTTTGCGGAGTCCTTGCCTCAATTTTCTCAATTGAATGAACCATCATGTTCTTCAACTTCCAATGCAAGTGACTCGCCAAGAACAAGTATTGATGCGACTGGTTCCCCTAACGTGACTTGTACACATTTAGACCAGAGTCCTACTACATCTTCTGACAATGTTTTGCCCTTTTTTAAAACCAAAAGTACAACTGATGCAAATCTTTCGCAAACa GGATCTTTTGATTTGAATCTACTTGAATTACAGCAACGTGTCCAACAAGAGAAACGCCGTTTACGTCAGTTTATCATTATGCAGCGAGAAACAGAGCAAAGAAGAAGAGAATCAAAGCGTGAAGTGTCAgctaaaacaattattaagaGTGACGATTATATGAATAAA AATACACccattgaaaacaatttaacgtctttaaaaattcaagacgAAGATGAGGATATTGATATGTTTTCAGTGTCTACAGTAAATCCAGCAATTAAAAAACCAACGACAGTATCCTCATGTGTTTTATCTCAACGTTTGATGACAAAAGGTATGACTCGTGCAGAGGATTGGGATGATGCTGACGGATATTATttg gcTTTTATTGGTGAAACAATTGATAATGGACGTTATCGTATCGTAGCAAATTCCTGTGGCAAAGGAGTTTTCTCATCGGTTGTGTCATGTGTAGATAACTATGACAA TAATCGTTTAGTAGCGGTTAAAATAATACGGCATAATGAAATGATGAAACGCGCTGCACAAAAAGAAGCTGATATCTTGCAAAGATTAAATGCAGCAGACAAAGAAGATAAACGTCATATTGTGCGTTTGTATCGAACCTTTGATTATAAGGGCCATGTTTGCTTAGCTTTTGAATGGATGTGGGGCAATTTGAGAGTTGCTTTGAAGAAATATGGGTTAACTGGTCGAGGACTGAACCCCCATGCTGTGCATTCTTATACAAAACAACTTTTCATAGGTTtaagacatttaaaaaagaatggaatTCTTCATGCTGATT TGAAACCTGATAATATTCTATTGAAcgaaaaattttctattttaaaaatatgtgatCTTGGAAGTGCCAGTGACGTTTCCGATAATGAAGTAACATCTTACTTGGTGTCGCGTTTTTATCGTGCTCCAGAAATTATCCTTGGTTGTCGTTATGATTATTCTATTGATGTTTGGAGCGCTGCTTGTACTTTATTTGAGATAGCAACTGGACAAGTGTTGTTTCCC GGAATTTCTAATAACGATATGCTTAAACTTTTTACTGAAGTAAAAGGTCGGATACCTAATAGGCTAATACGATCTGGGCAATTATCAAGTCCACATTTTGatgaaagttttaatttgCTCTGGACGGATCGTGATGCCTTCACAAAAAAA GAAATTGTTCGTTCTATTCGTGACTGTCGTCCATCGCGCATTCTACTTGATACGTTATTAGACAGTATTCCGCAATCAATAg GCCCTACTGCTAAAGCAACAGCTTTAAGATCTAAATTAAGACAATTTGCAGATCTTTTGGAAAAGTGTTTAATGTTGGATCCAACAAAACGCTTAACGCCCGAAGAAGCATTGAAACATCCTTATTTAAGAGAACCTATGTATCCGGCCGGTACTTTACAACATATGAAAGTGGCTTCAACTCATTCCGGGGTTTCAGCATCTCTGAATACAATTGGATCAACACAACAATCGGGAACATCAGTTTTACCGAGTGATACAACTAAAAATGCTTTTTCTGCACAATGTCAAACGAAAGATGAAAAAAGTGATACAATTGAATCGTCACACTTACCTCTTCTTGTAGCTAATTCGAAATCTTCTTCACCAAATGAAAAGCAAGCTACTCATCTTCACGTTATACCTGAGGCTGTAGGTGTTAAGGTGACGGGAACAACAAATGATTCAAATGAAtag
- the LOC128884048 gene encoding uncharacterized protein LOC128884048 isoform X15 produces the protein MDVDLSFSEAASSSHCKHDGQHRKQYGHYDDSHKIQKKSITQHDEKCSSFSSRSDHGQRHSSRRRSRSSMSYKQKHSHPTSLASHSKNLNTNSKGPVSRKLERREQLPRDRRDSHRHRSKSNRRDLLCESSKQVKYKTHYEDRTHRSTYLEEKDRKIVRNVLKDSRELCKTSRDAGRSLNVKYENREKVFVPSKTSRHDDMKQKEVVGLHTSDNFKLRHVVSQTPDVLEVQDPDMTFESSDEEEDEEEFLEKRRRQRELLLKKYKTTCSSTTDQSQESFKNKSKHYVSDVSSLPLASNFQNFCSSIPQEENLLKQNTNHIPSHFKNSSTINEKNNVKTSKTHVSHGNQHGSQISDVWDSESSQPVNKLMLVENNDEAVCLSQQKETNTKDCTFKSVTKCPTVEACNVHVNIKPRVNLYEASCHVHKALENVLSKNFKANSCQSKEAINTTSPPCEVSQKNNLFEEKKLEGSGLANENPFIQSSNCVSPIANNFFINQASLGCVSDISEFTSLGHCNDGVISNFLNSHSFAESLPQFSQLNEPSCSSTSNASDSPRTSIDATGSPNVTCTHLDQSPTTSSDNVLPFFKTKSTTDANLSQTGSFDLNLLELQQRVQQEKRRLRQFIIMQRETEQRRRESKREVSAKTIIKSDDYMNKNTPIENNLTSLKIQDEDEDIDMFSVSTVNPAIKKPTTVSSCVLSQRLMTKGMTRAEDWDDADGYYLAFIGETIDNGRYRIVANSCGKGVFSSVVSCVDNYDNNRLVAVKIIRHNEMMKRAAQKEADILQRLNAADKEDKRHIVRLYRTFDYKGHVCLAFEWMWGNLRVALKKYGLTGRGLNPHAVHSYTKQLFIGLRHLKKNGILHADLKPDNILLNEKFSILKICDLGSASDVSDNEVTSYLVSRFYRAPEIILGCRYDYSIDVWSAACTLFEIATGQVLFPGISNNDMLKLFTEVKGRIPNRLIRSGQLSSPHFDESFNLLWTDRDAFTKKEIVRSIRDCRPSRILLDTLLDSIPQSIGPTAKATALRSKLRQFADLLEKCLMLDPTKRLTPEEALKHPYLREPMYPAGTLQHMKVASTHSGVSASLNTIGSTQQSGTSVLPSDTTKNAFSAQCQTKDEKSDTIESSHLPLLVANSKSSSPNEKQATHLHVIPEAVGVKVTGTTNDSNE, from the exons ATGGATGTCGACTTATCTTTTAGTGAAGCTGCGAGTTCGTCGCATTGTAAGCATGATGGGCAACATCGTAAGCAATATGGGCATTATGATGATTCTcataaaattcagaaaaaaagtATCACTCAGCATGACGAGAAATGTAGTTCATTTTCATCACGTTCAGATCATGGGCAGAGGCACAGTTCTCGCCGACGTTCGCGTTCGTCAATGtcatataaacaaaaacattctCATCCTACAAGCTTAGCGTCTCactcaaaaaatttgaatacgaaTTCAAAAGGTCCAGTTTCTCGCAAGTTAGAGCGTAGAGAACAGCTGCCTCGTGATCGTCGTGATAGTCACCGCCATCGTAGTAAAAGTAATCGTCGTGATTTATTGTGCGAATCCTCTAAacaagttaaatataaaactcaTTATGAAGACCGTACCCATCGATCAACGTATTTAGAGGAGAAAGATAGGAAGATAGTTAGGAATGTTTTAAAAGATTCTCGTGAACTTTGTAAAACGTCTCGTGATGCTGGACGTTCTTTGAATGTCAAGTATGAGAATCGTGAAAAAGTGTTTGTACCTTCTAAAACTAGTAGACATGACGACATGAAACAGAAAGAAGTCGTTGGTTTACACACAAGTGATAACTTTAAACTGAGGCATGTCGTTTCTCAAACTCCTGATGTTCTAGAAGTTCAGGACCCTGATATGACTTTCGAAAGCTCTGATGAAGAGGAGGATGAAGaggaatttttagaaaaaagaagGCGTCAAAGAgagttgttattaaaaaaatataagacaACCTGTTCTTCTACCACCGATCAGTCTCAAgagtcgtttaaaaataaaagtaaacacTACGTTTCGGATGTGTCAAGCTTACCTTTGGCATctaatttccaaaatttttgttcgtcaATACCTcaggaagaaaatttgttgaaacaaA ATACTAATCATATTCCGtctcattttaaaaattcgtccacaatcaatgaaaaaaata ACGTTAAAACAAGTAAAACCCACGTTAGTCATGGTAATCAGCATG GTTCTCAAATCAGTGACGTTTGGGACTCTGAAAGTAGCCAACCAGTAAATAAGCTTATGCTAGTAGAAAATAATGACGAGGCAGTGTGTTTGTCTCAACAAAAAGAGACAAATACAAAGGATTGTACATTCAAGTCAGTCACCAAGTGTCCTACTGTAGAGGCATGTAATGTACATGTTAATATAAAACCGCgagtcaatttatatgaagCAAGTTGTCACGTTCATAAGGCATTAGAAAATGTGTTATCTAAAAATTTTAAGGCTAATTCGTGTCAATCAAAGGAAGCTATTAACACAACTTCTCCACCTTGTGAAGTGTCtcaaaaaaacaatttatttgag GAAAAAAAGCTGGAAGGGTCAGGTTTAGCTAATGAGAATCCTTTTATCCAATCGTCCAACTGTGTTTCTCCCATTgccaataatttttttataaatcaagCGTCATTAGGTTGTGTTTCCGATATATCTGAATTCACTTCACTTGGTCATTGTAATGATGGTGTCATcagtaattttttgaatagtCATAGTTTTGCGGAGTCCTTGCCTCAATTTTCTCAATTGAATGAACCATCATGTTCTTCAACTTCCAATGCAAGTGACTCGCCAAGAACAAGTATTGATGCGACTGGTTCCCCTAACGTGACTTGTACACATTTAGACCAGAGTCCTACTACATCTTCTGACAATGTTTTGCCCTTTTTTAAAACCAAAAGTACAACTGATGCAAATCTTTCGCAAACa GGATCTTTTGATTTGAATCTACTTGAATTACAGCAACGTGTCCAACAAGAGAAACGCCGTTTACGTCAGTTTATCATTATGCAGCGAGAAACAGAGCAAAGAAGAAGAGAATCAAAGCGTGAAGTGTCAgctaaaacaattattaagaGTGACGATTATATGAATAAA AATACACccattgaaaacaatttaacgtctttaaaaattcaagacgAAGATGAGGATATTGATATGTTTTCAGTGTCTACAGTAAATCCAGCAATTAAAAAACCAACGACAGTATCCTCATGTGTTTTATCTCAACGTTTGATGACAAAAGGTATGACTCGTGCAGAGGATTGGGATGATGCTGACGGATATTATttg gcTTTTATTGGTGAAACAATTGATAATGGACGTTATCGTATCGTAGCAAATTCCTGTGGCAAAGGAGTTTTCTCATCGGTTGTGTCATGTGTAGATAACTATGACAA TAATCGTTTAGTAGCGGTTAAAATAATACGGCATAATGAAATGATGAAACGCGCTGCACAAAAAGAAGCTGATATCTTGCAAAGATTAAATGCAGCAGACAAAGAAGATAAACGTCATATTGTGCGTTTGTATCGAACCTTTGATTATAAGGGCCATGTTTGCTTAGCTTTTGAATGGATGTGGGGCAATTTGAGAGTTGCTTTGAAGAAATATGGGTTAACTGGTCGAGGACTGAACCCCCATGCTGTGCATTCTTATACAAAACAACTTTTCATAGGTTtaagacatttaaaaaagaatggaatTCTTCATGCTGATT TGAAACCTGATAATATTCTATTGAAcgaaaaattttctattttaaaaatatgtgatCTTGGAAGTGCCAGTGACGTTTCCGATAATGAAGTAACATCTTACTTGGTGTCGCGTTTTTATCGTGCTCCAGAAATTATCCTTGGTTGTCGTTATGATTATTCTATTGATGTTTGGAGCGCTGCTTGTACTTTATTTGAGATAGCAACTGGACAAGTGTTGTTTCCC GGAATTTCTAATAACGATATGCTTAAACTTTTTACTGAAGTAAAAGGTCGGATACCTAATAGGCTAATACGATCTGGGCAATTATCAAGTCCACATTTTGatgaaagttttaatttgCTCTGGACGGATCGTGATGCCTTCACAAAAAAA GAAATTGTTCGTTCTATTCGTGACTGTCGTCCATCGCGCATTCTACTTGATACGTTATTAGACAGTATTCCGCAATCAATAg GCCCTACTGCTAAAGCAACAGCTTTAAGATCTAAATTAAGACAATTTGCAGATCTTTTGGAAAAGTGTTTAATGTTGGATCCAACAAAACGCTTAACGCCCGAAGAAGCATTGAAACATCCTTATTTAAGAGAACCTATGTATCCGGCCGGTACTTTACAACATATGAAAGTGGCTTCAACTCATTCCGGGGTTTCAGCATCTCTGAATACAATTGGATCAACACAACAATCGGGAACATCAGTTTTACCGAGTGATACAACTAAAAATGCTTTTTCTGCACAATGTCAAACGAAAGATGAAAAAAGTGATACAATTGAATCGTCACACTTACCTCTTCTTGTAGCTAATTCGAAATCTTCTTCACCAAATGAAAAGCAAGCTACTCATCTTCACGTTATACCTGAGGCTGTAGGTGTTAAGGTGACGGGAACAACAAATGATTCAAATGAAtag
- the LOC128884048 gene encoding uncharacterized protein LOC128884048 isoform X17: protein MDVDLSFSEAASSSHYHGQRHSSRRRSRSSMSYKQKHSHPTSLASHSKNLNTNSKGPVSRKLERREQLPRDRRDSHRHRSKSNRRDLLCESSKQVKYKTHYEDRTHRSTYLEEKDRKIVRNVLKDSRELCKTSRDAGRSLNVKYENREKVFVPSKTSRHDDMKQKEVVGLHTSDNFKLRHVVSQTPDVLEVQDPDMTFESSDEEEDEEEFLEKRRRQRELLLKKYKTTCSSTTDQSQESFKNKSKHYVSDVSSLPLASNFQNFCSSIPQEENLLKQNTNHIPSHFKNSSTINEKNNVKTSKTHVSHGNQHGSQISDVWDSESSQPVNKLMLVENNDEAVCLSQQKETNTKDCTFKSVTKCPTVEACNVHVNIKPRVNLYEASCHVHKALENVLSKNFKANSCQSKEAINTTSPPCEVSQKNNLFEEKKLEGSGLANENPFIQSSNCVSPIANNFFINQASLGCVSDISEFTSLGHCNDGVISNFLNSHSFAESLPQFSQLNEPSCSSTSNASDSPRTSIDATGSPNVTCTHLDQSPTTSSDNVLPFFKTKSTTDANLSQTGSFDLNLLELQQRVQQEKRRLRQFIIMQRETEQRRRESKREVSAKTIIKSDDYMNKNTPIENNLTSLKIQDEDEDIDMFSVSTVNPAIKKPTTVSSCVLSQRLMTKGMTRAEDWDDADGYYLAFIGETIDNGRYRIVANSCGKGVFSSVVSCVDNYDNNRLVAVKIIRHNEMMKRAAQKEADILQRLNAADKEDKRHIVRLYRTFDYKGHVCLAFEWMWGNLRVALKKYGLTGRGLNPHAVHSYTKQLFIGLRHLKKNGILHADLKPDNILLNEKFSILKICDLGSASDVSDNEVTSYLVSRFYRAPEIILGCRYDYSIDVWSAACTLFEIATGQVLFPGISNNDMLKLFTEVKGRIPNRLIRSGQLSSPHFDESFNLLWTDRDAFTKKEIVRSIRDCRPSRILLDTLLDSIPQSIGPTAKATALRSKLRQFADLLEKCLMLDPTKRLTPEEALKHPYLREPMYPAGTLQHMKVASTHSGVSASLNTIGSTQQSGTSVLPSDTTKNAFSAQCQTKDEKSDTIESSHLPLLVANSKSSSPNEKQATHLHVIPEAVGVKVTGTTNDSNE from the exons ATGGATGTCGACTTATCTTTTAGTGAAGCTGCGAGTTCGTCGCATT ATCATGGGCAGAGGCACAGTTCTCGCCGACGTTCGCGTTCGTCAATGtcatataaacaaaaacattctCATCCTACAAGCTTAGCGTCTCactcaaaaaatttgaatacgaaTTCAAAAGGTCCAGTTTCTCGCAAGTTAGAGCGTAGAGAACAGCTGCCTCGTGATCGTCGTGATAGTCACCGCCATCGTAGTAAAAGTAATCGTCGTGATTTATTGTGCGAATCCTCTAAacaagttaaatataaaactcaTTATGAAGACCGTACCCATCGATCAACGTATTTAGAGGAGAAAGATAGGAAGATAGTTAGGAATGTTTTAAAAGATTCTCGTGAACTTTGTAAAACGTCTCGTGATGCTGGACGTTCTTTGAATGTCAAGTATGAGAATCGTGAAAAAGTGTTTGTACCTTCTAAAACTAGTAGACATGACGACATGAAACAGAAAGAAGTCGTTGGTTTACACACAAGTGATAACTTTAAACTGAGGCATGTCGTTTCTCAAACTCCTGATGTTCTAGAAGTTCAGGACCCTGATATGACTTTCGAAAGCTCTGATGAAGAGGAGGATGAAGaggaatttttagaaaaaagaagGCGTCAAAGAgagttgttattaaaaaaatataagacaACCTGTTCTTCTACCACCGATCAGTCTCAAgagtcgtttaaaaataaaagtaaacacTACGTTTCGGATGTGTCAAGCTTACCTTTGGCATctaatttccaaaatttttgttcgtcaATACCTcaggaagaaaatttgttgaaacaaA ATACTAATCATATTCCGtctcattttaaaaattcgtccacaatcaatgaaaaaaata ACGTTAAAACAAGTAAAACCCACGTTAGTCATGGTAATCAGCATG GTTCTCAAATCAGTGACGTTTGGGACTCTGAAAGTAGCCAACCAGTAAATAAGCTTATGCTAGTAGAAAATAATGACGAGGCAGTGTGTTTGTCTCAACAAAAAGAGACAAATACAAAGGATTGTACATTCAAGTCAGTCACCAAGTGTCCTACTGTAGAGGCATGTAATGTACATGTTAATATAAAACCGCgagtcaatttatatgaagCAAGTTGTCACGTTCATAAGGCATTAGAAAATGTGTTATCTAAAAATTTTAAGGCTAATTCGTGTCAATCAAAGGAAGCTATTAACACAACTTCTCCACCTTGTGAAGTGTCtcaaaaaaacaatttatttgag GAAAAAAAGCTGGAAGGGTCAGGTTTAGCTAATGAGAATCCTTTTATCCAATCGTCCAACTGTGTTTCTCCCATTgccaataatttttttataaatcaagCGTCATTAGGTTGTGTTTCCGATATATCTGAATTCACTTCACTTGGTCATTGTAATGATGGTGTCATcagtaattttttgaatagtCATAGTTTTGCGGAGTCCTTGCCTCAATTTTCTCAATTGAATGAACCATCATGTTCTTCAACTTCCAATGCAAGTGACTCGCCAAGAACAAGTATTGATGCGACTGGTTCCCCTAACGTGACTTGTACACATTTAGACCAGAGTCCTACTACATCTTCTGACAATGTTTTGCCCTTTTTTAAAACCAAAAGTACAACTGATGCAAATCTTTCGCAAACa GGATCTTTTGATTTGAATCTACTTGAATTACAGCAACGTGTCCAACAAGAGAAACGCCGTTTACGTCAGTTTATCATTATGCAGCGAGAAACAGAGCAAAGAAGAAGAGAATCAAAGCGTGAAGTGTCAgctaaaacaattattaagaGTGACGATTATATGAATAAA AATACACccattgaaaacaatttaacgtctttaaaaattcaagacgAAGATGAGGATATTGATATGTTTTCAGTGTCTACAGTAAATCCAGCAATTAAAAAACCAACGACAGTATCCTCATGTGTTTTATCTCAACGTTTGATGACAAAAGGTATGACTCGTGCAGAGGATTGGGATGATGCTGACGGATATTATttg gcTTTTATTGGTGAAACAATTGATAATGGACGTTATCGTATCGTAGCAAATTCCTGTGGCAAAGGAGTTTTCTCATCGGTTGTGTCATGTGTAGATAACTATGACAA TAATCGTTTAGTAGCGGTTAAAATAATACGGCATAATGAAATGATGAAACGCGCTGCACAAAAAGAAGCTGATATCTTGCAAAGATTAAATGCAGCAGACAAAGAAGATAAACGTCATATTGTGCGTTTGTATCGAACCTTTGATTATAAGGGCCATGTTTGCTTAGCTTTTGAATGGATGTGGGGCAATTTGAGAGTTGCTTTGAAGAAATATGGGTTAACTGGTCGAGGACTGAACCCCCATGCTGTGCATTCTTATACAAAACAACTTTTCATAGGTTtaagacatttaaaaaagaatggaatTCTTCATGCTGATT TGAAACCTGATAATATTCTATTGAAcgaaaaattttctattttaaaaatatgtgatCTTGGAAGTGCCAGTGACGTTTCCGATAATGAAGTAACATCTTACTTGGTGTCGCGTTTTTATCGTGCTCCAGAAATTATCCTTGGTTGTCGTTATGATTATTCTATTGATGTTTGGAGCGCTGCTTGTACTTTATTTGAGATAGCAACTGGACAAGTGTTGTTTCCC GGAATTTCTAATAACGATATGCTTAAACTTTTTACTGAAGTAAAAGGTCGGATACCTAATAGGCTAATACGATCTGGGCAATTATCAAGTCCACATTTTGatgaaagttttaatttgCTCTGGACGGATCGTGATGCCTTCACAAAAAAA GAAATTGTTCGTTCTATTCGTGACTGTCGTCCATCGCGCATTCTACTTGATACGTTATTAGACAGTATTCCGCAATCAATAg GCCCTACTGCTAAAGCAACAGCTTTAAGATCTAAATTAAGACAATTTGCAGATCTTTTGGAAAAGTGTTTAATGTTGGATCCAACAAAACGCTTAACGCCCGAAGAAGCATTGAAACATCCTTATTTAAGAGAACCTATGTATCCGGCCGGTACTTTACAACATATGAAAGTGGCTTCAACTCATTCCGGGGTTTCAGCATCTCTGAATACAATTGGATCAACACAACAATCGGGAACATCAGTTTTACCGAGTGATACAACTAAAAATGCTTTTTCTGCACAATGTCAAACGAAAGATGAAAAAAGTGATACAATTGAATCGTCACACTTACCTCTTCTTGTAGCTAATTCGAAATCTTCTTCACCAAATGAAAAGCAAGCTACTCATCTTCACGTTATACCTGAGGCTGTAGGTGTTAAGGTGACGGGAACAACAAATGATTCAAATGAAtag